In Candidatus Binatia bacterium, one DNA window encodes the following:
- the nuoL gene encoding NADH-quinone oxidoreductase subunit L, producing the protein MTDPIHVDYLRWIILIPLIGASINGLLGFHIQKRFGRPAVGFIACLPVVASFALAVMAFTQLLGLEPDQRFLLDDMSRWIHVGSLKVNLAWWVDPLSSVMLLVITGIGGLIHFFSWGYMDDEPSLWRFYAYLNLFMGAMLTLVLGDSLLTLFVGWEGVGLCSYALIGFWYKEKANASAAMKAFVVNRIGDFGFVLGMFGLFWVLDAHGAGTLVFRELQGSVQHLQGETILGFGAATFITLMLFVGASGKSAQIPLYVWLPDAMAGPTPVSALIHAATMVTAGVYMIARLNFLFDMAPDTLTVIASIGTATALFAATIGVAQWDIKKVLAYSTVSQLGFMFIAMGVGAYDAGVFHLFTHAFFKACLFLGSGSIIHALHHEQDMRNMGGLKKYMPLTYLTFLVSTLALSGIPPFAGFFSKDEILWKAWSSPHGSPIFWALGSIAAGFTAFYMFRQVFMVFFGEYRGGHHQDHEEIDEHGEDHEHGHHGAHVPHESALWMTVPLLILAAGALLTGFLNVPGALGGSHVFSTWLAPVLDAGGGHGAAAAAHGTGHGVAAVAGHLAHDVAEVAHHVAHDPFEYILMGLSVAVAFFGIFLAWMMYERKAIAPERFSEILAGVPHRVLFNKYYVDEIYEATVIRGTVAIAGILAAFDRVVVDGIVNGAAWVVRQAALVESAFDKYIVDGAVNGVGAVSLWIGERVRVVQTGHIYSYLYAIVIGVVVVMFVRLM; encoded by the coding sequence GTGACAGACCCGATACATGTCGACTATCTCCGCTGGATCATTCTGATTCCGTTGATCGGTGCTTCCATCAACGGGTTGCTCGGATTTCATATCCAGAAGCGCTTCGGCAGACCTGCCGTAGGTTTTATTGCCTGCCTGCCCGTGGTCGCGAGCTTCGCGCTCGCTGTCATGGCTTTCACGCAACTGCTCGGACTTGAACCCGACCAGAGATTCCTTCTCGACGATATGTCGCGTTGGATTCACGTCGGCAGCTTGAAGGTCAATCTGGCCTGGTGGGTCGACCCACTTTCATCCGTAATGCTGCTCGTGATCACCGGCATCGGCGGTCTCATTCACTTCTTCTCGTGGGGCTATATGGATGACGAACCAAGCCTCTGGAGATTTTACGCCTACCTGAACCTTTTCATGGGGGCGATGCTGACTCTGGTTCTCGGCGACAGCTTGTTGACGCTCTTTGTCGGTTGGGAAGGTGTAGGGCTCTGCTCCTACGCACTGATCGGCTTCTGGTACAAGGAGAAGGCCAACGCCTCTGCCGCGATGAAGGCCTTTGTCGTCAACCGTATCGGTGACTTTGGTTTCGTTCTGGGGATGTTCGGCCTCTTCTGGGTTCTGGATGCGCATGGGGCAGGGACTCTCGTCTTTCGCGAGTTGCAGGGATCCGTCCAGCATCTCCAAGGCGAGACGATTCTCGGCTTTGGCGCGGCAACTTTCATCACGCTGATGCTCTTTGTTGGCGCGAGCGGCAAGTCAGCCCAGATTCCCCTGTACGTATGGCTTCCCGACGCGATGGCGGGCCCGACCCCGGTGTCGGCCCTGATCCATGCTGCGACGATGGTGACCGCGGGCGTCTATATGATCGCCCGGCTGAACTTTCTCTTTGATATGGCCCCGGACACGTTGACGGTCATTGCGTCGATCGGGACAGCGACCGCTCTCTTTGCCGCCACGATCGGCGTCGCGCAGTGGGATATCAAGAAAGTTCTGGCCTACTCGACGGTGTCCCAGCTCGGGTTCATGTTTATCGCCATGGGTGTCGGCGCCTACGATGCAGGTGTCTTTCACCTCTTCACACACGCTTTCTTCAAAGCCTGTCTCTTTCTTGGTTCCGGGAGCATTATCCATGCCCTGCATCACGAGCAGGATATGCGAAATATGGGCGGCCTGAAGAAGTATATGCCGCTGACTTACCTGACCTTCCTTGTCTCGACCTTGGCTCTCTCGGGGATCCCGCCGTTCGCCGGGTTCTTCTCCAAGGATGAAATTCTCTGGAAAGCCTGGTCGAGCCCGCATGGGTCCCCGATCTTCTGGGCGTTGGGCAGCATCGCGGCGGGGTTCACCGCTTTCTATATGTTCCGACAGGTCTTCATGGTCTTTTTCGGAGAATATCGCGGCGGACACCACCAGGACCACGAAGAAATAGACGAGCACGGCGAAGATCACGAGCATGGACACCATGGTGCCCATGTCCCGCATGAATCAGCGCTCTGGATGACCGTGCCCTTGTTGATCCTCGCTGCCGGCGCCTTGCTCACAGGTTTCCTCAACGTGCCCGGTGCACTCGGTGGCTCGCATGTCTTTTCGACCTGGCTGGCTCCCGTCCTCGATGCGGGCGGAGGGCACGGCGCGGCCGCCGCTGCTCACGGTACCGGTCACGGGGTAGCGGCTGTTGCCGGCCATCTGGCCCATGATGTTGCCGAGGTGGCGCATCATGTGGCGCATGATCCTTTCGAATATATCCTGATGGGATTGTCGGTCGCGGTGGCGTTCTTCGGGATCTTCCTCGCCTGGATGATGTACGAAAGAAAGGCGATTGCGCCGGAGCGCTTCAGCGAGATTCTGGCGGGTGTCCCCCACCGGGTCCTGTTCAACAAATATTACGTCGACGAGATTTACGAAGCGACGGTTATTCGAGGAACGGTGGCGATCGCCGGAATCCTTGCAGCATTCGATCGCGTGGTGGTCGATGGAATCGTGAATGGCGCGGCTTGGGTCGTGCGGCAAGCGGCGCTTGTTGAGAGCGCTTTCGACAAATACATCGTGGATGGTGCGGTGAACGGCGTAGGAGCTGTTTCCCTCTGGATTGGAGAGCGCGTTCGCGTTGTCCAGACAGGGCACATCTACTCTTATCTCTATGCGATCGTGATCGGCGTGGTTGTCGTCATGTTCGTCCGCTTGATGTGA
- a CDS encoding NADH-quinone oxidoreductase subunit M, whose amino-acid sequence MPDNVLTWMIFTPLLGAVVLLFLPSKADKLIKTVAIGFTIPPLLLAVGIFQEFDRTTIAMQFVQRAEWIPSFNIQYFVGIDGVSITMVLLSALLCPICLLASWNIDKAVKAYFALFLLLDTAMMGVFCALDFFLFFVFWEVMLLPMYFLIGIWGGPRREYAAIKFFIYTMVGSVLMMVAMLALYFYSEPYTFDLLVLAERAPTYSITFQRLAWVALFIGFAIKVPAFPFHTWLPDAHVEAPTAVSVILAGVLLKMGTYGILRINYPLFPEATVEFAFYCLVALGVWNIVYGALCAMAQTDLKKLIAYSSISHMGYVMFGMATLTQQGIDGAVLQMFNHGTVTAMLFLLVGVIYDRAHHREINGFGGIAQIMPFYTGWTALAFFAAMGLPGLSAFVSEVLVLIGGWQNYPKLTIVAASAVVLTAGYMLWALQRVYLGPPNEKYLDLPDISLREVATLAPLAVIVIVLGVYPQPILELIDVSLTHLNGVLVAAKQGGAAIASTATVAHP is encoded by the coding sequence ATGCCGGATAACGTTCTGACCTGGATGATCTTTACCCCCCTGCTGGGTGCGGTGGTGCTGCTCTTTCTGCCTTCAAAGGCCGACAAGCTCATCAAAACGGTAGCCATCGGCTTCACCATACCGCCGCTCCTGCTCGCGGTGGGTATTTTTCAGGAGTTTGATCGAACCACGATCGCGATGCAGTTCGTGCAGCGCGCGGAGTGGATCCCGTCCTTCAATATCCAATACTTTGTGGGCATCGACGGTGTCTCCATCACCATGGTGCTGCTCTCGGCGCTGCTTTGCCCCATCTGCCTGCTGGCTTCCTGGAATATCGACAAGGCAGTCAAGGCATATTTTGCGCTCTTCCTCTTGCTCGATACGGCAATGATGGGTGTCTTCTGCGCACTCGATTTCTTCCTCTTCTTTGTTTTTTGGGAAGTGATGCTGCTGCCGATGTACTTCCTGATCGGCATCTGGGGCGGACCCAGACGCGAATACGCAGCGATCAAATTCTTCATCTACACGATGGTCGGCTCGGTCCTGATGATGGTCGCGATGCTGGCTCTATATTTCTACAGCGAGCCCTACACTTTTGACCTTCTGGTCCTCGCTGAGCGAGCGCCGACTTATTCCATTACCTTCCAGCGGCTTGCCTGGGTGGCTTTGTTCATCGGCTTCGCGATCAAGGTGCCGGCATTTCCCTTCCATACCTGGCTGCCGGATGCGCACGTGGAAGCACCAACCGCCGTCTCGGTCATTCTGGCCGGCGTGCTCCTGAAAATGGGCACCTACGGGATCCTGCGTATCAATTACCCGCTATTCCCCGAGGCGACAGTCGAATTTGCTTTCTATTGCCTGGTCGCTCTGGGGGTTTGGAATATTGTCTACGGGGCCCTGTGCGCCATGGCGCAGACGGATCTCAAAAAGCTGATCGCATACTCTTCCATCAGTCATATGGGTTACGTGATGTTCGGGATGGCCACGCTGACCCAGCAGGGCATCGACGGCGCCGTTCTGCAGATGTTCAACCACGGCACCGTGACCGCGATGCTCTTCCTTCTGGTGGGTGTGATCTATGACCGCGCGCATCACCGCGAAATCAATGGTTTCGGCGGCATCGCGCAAATCATGCCCTTCTATACGGGTTGGACCGCGTTGGCGTTTTTCGCAGCAATGGGCCTCCCCGGGTTGTCGGCTTTTGTTTCCGAGGTCCTCGTCCTGATTGGTGGTTGGCAGAACTATCCCAAGCTGACCATTGTTGCGGCAAGCGCGGTCGTTTTGACCGCCGGCTATATGCTCTGGGCGCTGCAGCGAGTGTATCTGGGTCCTCCGAACGAGAAATATCTGGATCTGCCCGATATCAGTCTGCGTGAAGTGGCCACACTGGCTCCCCTCGCGGTGATTGTCATCGTTCTCGGTGTCTATCCCCAACCCATTCTCGAGTTGATCGATGTTTCCTTGACCCACCTCAACGGCGTGCTCGTCGCTGCGAAACAGGGAGGGGCGGCGATCGCATCGACCGCCACTGTCGCACACCCTTAG
- a CDS encoding NADH-quinone oxidoreductase subunit N translates to MADLGNIASFAYSVPEIVLALSVVALFIVDLVVVNKQVVGRLALVAIGVVVAMLAFSMPEAGDIHSLFHRQVVYDEYGQFFKILLALCGFAAVWMSLGSVEVRRVNQGEYFAILLAATLGMLFMASATNLLMGYLALEFVSLASYVLCGYALHSRRASEASLKYLIYGGVASGTMIYGMSWIYGLTGSLDFATIQNTLAASDGSSLPLFVGLVLTLAGFGYKVSAFPFHMWAPDIYQGAPIPVATFLAVGSKSAGFALMIRFFFTAVAIPSGGGVYELVGGVDWTNLLLAISIVTMTFGNLAALNQTKSVKRLLAYSSVAHAGYLLMGLVVLTGDGLSAMLFYLAIYYIMNLGAFLVVMIVANQSGRDDLDSFRGLAWRGGILPATAMAIFLFSLTGLPPFAGFIGKFYLFAAVIQRELYLLAIAGVLNSVLSLFYYVKIVRTMFLVEPEGGEGPVVLDRHNGVLLGVLAVATLVLGVYWAPLADLADRSAHFFIG, encoded by the coding sequence ATGGCAGATTTAGGGAATATCGCGAGTTTCGCCTACAGCGTGCCTGAAATAGTGCTCGCCTTGTCGGTGGTAGCACTCTTCATCGTCGATCTCGTTGTTGTGAACAAGCAGGTCGTCGGCCGGTTGGCATTGGTGGCTATTGGCGTTGTGGTCGCAATGCTGGCTTTTTCGATGCCGGAAGCAGGAGATATCCACTCTCTATTCCATCGTCAGGTGGTCTACGACGAGTACGGTCAGTTCTTCAAAATTCTGCTCGCTCTCTGCGGGTTTGCGGCTGTCTGGATGTCTCTGGGCTCGGTTGAGGTCCGTCGGGTGAACCAGGGTGAGTATTTCGCCATTCTTCTGGCAGCGACGCTGGGCATGCTTTTTATGGCATCGGCGACCAATTTGCTGATGGGCTATCTCGCGCTGGAGTTTGTGAGTCTGGCCTCTTACGTCTTGTGCGGTTACGCGCTGCATAGTCGTCGGGCGAGTGAAGCGTCTCTGAAATATCTCATCTACGGTGGGGTGGCTTCGGGGACGATGATCTACGGCATGAGCTGGATCTACGGGCTCACCGGGAGCCTGGATTTCGCCACAATCCAAAATACATTGGCCGCGTCTGATGGTTCGTCGTTGCCCCTTTTTGTAGGGCTGGTCCTCACGCTTGCCGGTTTTGGCTACAAGGTTTCGGCGTTTCCCTTCCATATGTGGGCGCCAGATATCTATCAGGGTGCACCGATTCCGGTGGCGACATTTCTGGCCGTGGGCTCCAAGTCTGCGGGCTTCGCCCTGATGATTCGCTTCTTCTTTACCGCTGTGGCGATTCCGAGCGGTGGTGGGGTGTATGAATTGGTCGGCGGTGTCGATTGGACGAATTTGTTGCTCGCGATTTCGATCGTCACAATGACCTTCGGGAATCTCGCCGCTCTCAATCAAACTAAAAGCGTCAAGCGCCTGTTGGCTTATTCGAGTGTCGCTCACGCGGGCTATCTTCTGATGGGACTCGTGGTGCTCACCGGAGACGGATTGAGCGCGATGCTGTTCTATCTCGCCATCTACTACATCATGAATCTGGGCGCGTTCCTGGTCGTGATGATCGTAGCCAATCAGTCCGGTCGTGATGACTTGGACAGTTTCCGCGGGCTTGCCTGGCGCGGCGGTATTCTGCCGGCGACGGCGATGGCGATCTTCCTTTTCTCGCTCACCGGACTGCCGCCCTTTGCCGGATTTATCGGCAAGTTCTACCTCTTTGCCGCCGTCATCCAGCGCGAACTCTACCTTCTGGCAATTGCGGGCGTTCTCAACAGCGTCTTGTCGCTCTTCTATTATGTGAAGATCGTTCGGACGATGTTCCTTGTGGAACCCGAAGGTGGGGAAGGCCCCGTCGTGCTGGACCGTCACAACGGAGTGCTCCTCGGGGTGCTGGCCGTGGCGACTCTTGTGTTGGGGGTTTACTGGGCGCCGCTGGCTGATCTCGCTGACCGCTCCGCCCATTTCTTTATCGGGTGA
- a CDS encoding nitrilase-related carbon-nitrogen hydrolase, which yields MADRFTVALAQVSPRLADVETNLETYAEQIREASGLGADLLVFPELSLTGYHLKDDVSEVATRLDGPIARKLREMSKGTAFVAGLVEESPDFQFYNSAVWFEDGEISHVHRKVYLPTYGMFDENRYFARGRRIVAHDAAVARVATLVCEDFWHPSTSYLAALDGALALVCPSSSPAQGMAEDEDCDKNARTWELFTRATAQVYGLFVFYANRVGFEDGVGFWGGSEIVGPDGEVLVKAPYYEAAMVCAEVDLAAARRRRIVAPVLRDEDLDLTARELDRILRGRQ from the coding sequence ATGGCCGATCGATTCACCGTTGCCCTAGCTCAGGTCAGTCCGCGCCTTGCCGACGTTGAGACGAACCTCGAGACCTATGCAGAACAAATTCGCGAGGCCTCCGGTCTCGGCGCGGATCTGCTGGTTTTTCCTGAACTCAGCCTGACCGGCTACCATCTCAAGGACGATGTCTCGGAGGTGGCGACTCGCCTTGATGGTCCGATTGCTCGCAAGCTCCGCGAGATGTCCAAGGGGACGGCGTTCGTTGCCGGCCTTGTGGAGGAGTCGCCCGACTTCCAATTCTATAATAGCGCGGTCTGGTTCGAGGACGGTGAGATCAGCCACGTCCACCGGAAGGTCTACCTGCCGACTTACGGGATGTTTGACGAGAATCGCTACTTCGCAAGAGGCCGCCGGATTGTCGCGCACGATGCCGCGGTTGCCCGTGTCGCAACCTTGGTCTGCGAGGATTTCTGGCATCCTTCGACCAGCTATCTGGCCGCGCTGGACGGCGCTCTTGCTCTGGTCTGCCCGTCGTCGAGCCCGGCGCAGGGAATGGCCGAGGATGAGGACTGCGACAAAAATGCTCGCACCTGGGAGCTCTTCACGCGAGCAACGGCTCAGGTCTATGGTTTGTTTGTCTTCTATGCGAACCGGGTCGGTTTCGAGGATGGTGTCGGCTTTTGGGGCGGCTCCGAGATTGTCGGGCCCGATGGCGAGGTTTTGGTAAAGGCGCCATATTATGAAGCCGCGATGGTCTGTGCCGAGGTCGACCTGGCAGCGGCGCGACGCCGGAGAATCGTGGCACCGGTGCTTCGAGATGAAGATCTCGATCTCACGGCTCGTGAGCTCGATCGAATTCTGCGGGGGCGGCAATGA